One genomic segment of Syntrophorhabdales bacterium includes these proteins:
- a CDS encoding 3-hydroxyacyl-CoA dehydrogenase family protein: protein MTTTEKEHIAVIGAGLMGHGIAQIFALHGHPVSLLDVNDEVLAKAIENVRTNLTLLANNGIGKREEIEGAVRRITTTQDLKTAVSGAHFVVEAVAEQLELKQKLFKEMDELCPQDAILATNTSVISITEIAAKAKGKKRIVGTHFWNPPYLIPLVEVVPGDETSLQTVDQTYDLLKAVGKKAVKVKKDVPGFVGNRLQHALWREAVAIVDQGIADAATVDEVIRNSFGLRLPVLAPLETADMVGLDLTLQIHNYILKYIDRSTEPAPILKQKVEKGELGFKTGRGFQEWDQEKMQKSKTQLLEYLIKWNREHKETNSKP from the coding sequence CTTGATGGGACACGGCATAGCGCAGATTTTTGCGCTGCACGGCCATCCCGTCTCCCTGCTTGACGTGAATGATGAGGTGCTGGCAAAGGCGATTGAGAATGTCAGGACGAATCTTACCCTCCTTGCAAACAATGGCATCGGAAAAAGGGAAGAGATCGAAGGCGCCGTCAGGAGGATAACAACGACCCAGGACCTGAAGACGGCTGTTTCAGGCGCGCACTTTGTGGTTGAGGCAGTGGCAGAGCAGCTGGAGCTTAAGCAGAAGCTCTTTAAAGAAATGGATGAGCTTTGCCCGCAAGATGCAATTCTCGCTACCAACACGTCGGTGATCAGCATAACGGAGATTGCGGCCAAAGCCAAAGGAAAGAAACGGATCGTCGGCACTCATTTCTGGAATCCTCCCTATCTCATTCCACTCGTCGAGGTGGTGCCGGGTGACGAGACATCTCTCCAGACAGTCGATCAAACATATGATCTACTGAAAGCCGTAGGAAAGAAAGCAGTCAAGGTAAAGAAGGACGTGCCCGGGTTCGTAGGCAACCGGCTGCAGCATGCGCTCTGGCGTGAAGCGGTCGCCATCGTTGACCAGGGGATTGCAGACGCGGCGACAGTTGACGAGGTGATAAGAAACAGCTTCGGTCTCAGACTTCCCGTGCTGGCCCCGCTGGAAACAGCAGACATGGTAGGGCTTGACCTGACACTGCAGATTCACAATTACATCCTCAAGTATATCGACAGGTCCACAGAGCCCGCACCAATCTTGAAGCAGAAGGTGGAGAAAGGTGAACTGGGTTTTAAGACCGGCCGCGGATTCCAGGAATGGGATCAGGAAAAAATGCAGAAGAGCAAGACCCAACTGCTTGAGTATCTGATTAAGTGGAACAGGGAACATAAGGAGACAAATTCTAAGCCCTAA